The Lineus longissimus chromosome 2, tnLinLong1.2, whole genome shotgun sequence genome window below encodes:
- the LOC135482460 gene encoding electron transfer flavoprotein subunit alpha, mitochondrial-like, protein MLSTFRSNRGLSRMLSQLSQRFKSTLVIAEHNNESLTPITLNAVSAATELGGDVSCLVIGSQCSKVVEEISKVKGISKVLLADNDAFKGFLPEAFTPIVLATQEQFKFSHIVAGATAFGKNLMPRIAAKLDVSPISDITGIESPDTFVRTIYAGNALQTVKSKESVHLVTVRGTSFPPAEMQEVAAASEAVSADVKNDLSSFLGQELSKSDRPELTSAKTVISGGRGMKNGENFKLLYALADKLNAAVGASRAAVDAGFVPNDMQVGQTGKIVAPELYVAVGISGAIQHLAGMKDSKTIVAINKDPEAPIFQVADFGLVADLFKAVPEMTEQLK, encoded by the exons ATGTTGTCTACCTTCCGTTCTAACCGAGGACTTTCTCGAATG CTGTCCCAGTTGTCGCAGCGATTCAAGAGCACTCTGGTCATAGCTGAGCACAACAATGAGTCCTTGACGCCTATCACATTGAATGCTGTCTCAGCAGCTACTGAGCTTGGCGGTGATGTGTCATGTCTTGTTATAGGCTCACAATGCTCCAAG GTCGTGGAAGAGATCAGCAAAGTCAAGGGTATTAGCAAAGTCCTTCTTGCAGATAATGATGCATTTAAAGGATTCCTACCAG AGGCCTTCACCCCCATTGTCCTAGCCACCCAAGAACAGTTCAAATTTTCACATATAGTTGCTGGAGCAACAGCATTTGGAAAG aatcttatGCCGAGAATAGCCGCCAAACTTGATGTGTCACCCATATCAGATATCACAGGAATCGAGTCACCAGATACATTTGTTAGGACAATTTATGCGG GTAACGCACTTCAAACGGTCAAGTCAAAGGAGAGTGTGCATCTGGTGACAGTAAGAGGGACATCATTCCCACCAGCAGAAATGCAAGAAGTCGCTGCTGCCTCCGAGGCTGTCAGTGCAGATGTCAAGAATGACTTGTCATCATTTCTTGGACAGGAATTGAGCAAAAGCGATCGACCAGAGTTGACGAGTGCAAAAACTGTGATTTCAGGAG GCCGTGgaatgaaaaatggtgaaaatttcAAGCTTCTCTATGCCCTCGCCGACAAGCTGAATGCTGCCGTGGGTGCTTCTCGTGCAGCTGTGGATGCTGGATTTGTTCCCAATGACATGCAGGTTGGACAGACAGGCAAGATTGTAGCGCCA gAGCTTTATGTAGCTGTTGGTATTTCTGGTGCCATCCAGCATCTTGCTGGGATGAAGGATAGTAAGACGATTGTGGCCATCAACAAGGATCCTGAAGCTCCCATTTTCCAAGTTGCGGACTTTGGCTTGGTGGCTGATCTTTTCAAA GCTGTACCAGAAATGACAGAGCAGCTCAAGTAA
- the LOC135482457 gene encoding NACHT and WD repeat domain-containing protein 2-like, whose product MAFSRRVRNYPGIGAEGVNKSQRQNGAFRAAHGKQPSVVTAMDNTMLTDLDRLSQEATFRYGACREEELEVVDKILFGNISFEDLPNFKSNVVRVYLCSMFTDSVNERNALMEQAYPRIRQILREQYGLEFSVVDLRWGIPALDDDGNHEFEDFALHHLKDCREDSLGPSFVALIGQKNGRRTLPFTVERMVFDSIIEALKEDGKDTTILEKWYIRDQNSIPNVYVLQSLSSNQDADKPENWQTVYKELTELLECGTKICMKKKEIDHKLIIKLQQSELGAEISGGIPSTERDYRTKNCACFFRMISDLPDRLNEKNAWKYIDFIQDTKQADDKLQVYLQEMKTEMNNLMDGSSNVNKSCIDWSGKEGVDPVAHRTYINQMCTLFEKYVLDLATVNSYKNEAKSFGDDVFREALRHWKIARMYSDNFSGRQSAIEKIKKYLFSDTRKILVLHGESGEGKSTLVAHAASQVQRILKEMDLPIAISVALRFLGTTTKSMNVYEAMRSICHQVAYTGNMFRHRIPTDMKGIKKYFMDVIQKGEFHGMLVLFLDSLEELVDVEDEHKLTWVPSRIAENVRIIITTKPGKSGVLDKLKSIIDDPEMFFELDKLDSNDCENMVKYHMKNNNRAFVYNQWLSITAAVKKCQSPLFIRLIFEEIRLWNSWTVVSEDALGSSVSDCLDRLLAKWEASHGDVLVKHCLSYLAVSKNGLSEAELLDLLSIDDVALNSLLERLDYSWQPPMRRFPPILWARLKQDIKPYLFVHEADNILVMTWRHAAMKEKINTRYMNSLDKLLHFHRHLADYYLGRWGGIAKKPFQYPLKMAEKFHLQNRNCSACRYVPEQPVIFITNNGLKKIYNLRKLSQLPYHLAKSYNHALLKSEVYFNHDWIYAKLKVCSLAELLTDYRYLDEREVNIVASALKMSEFALLINPEIIGFELSGRLLPHYTKFQQIQNLIDQCDLTAMKHCPLVPNFQLYTAPGGPLQYTCQVEEGIKSLVDVNLIHTSDSLLLAAKAYYSSNVRVWDVTQGEPKPDIIFSGPGEMFPTPDGTKLIMFRNYKKVEIYLTATGALLSEIEYGNGKPLHVSITNRYLAFTLEKIACPYVIDFDLNTLLHKMTYQSQIVALSQDGKYLICNAGHVLAVHEIPMMERKCVMTGDDIPKQIQFTKKNTKLFVLTGSNILQSVTLDIVNRKANTSQLVRDLGMKEFVLSHTEKYILARCARYLFVFDTKTETVVHRLQKMPQGALLDELSNFVGAGFTPNDSLVVAARATNLAVWDTKTGTPMRLLQVATTPIKRLFLTNAMNKAITLLENNSLQVWNFHNLCIDMQHRKQVTNGGVVSLSVSKNGKLVCHGDKHADAAVVDLGSTNGDVLYTFQHSEKQNEKIKSTEMGANGQFMITRGPDDETDPGHKPWSQLTEDKLWEVSSGKKLCTVPGVRYSTVSNAGNLAAFFQCRFFDADPDGDMSFNCVLYDTQTKEQESIDYPTGMLMSKPFFDNDGGTIIYLSQRRSKGIQLNTHTVVKNSHPIKSYSMKDINKDASPMDHFLDVWPSKVLLNAAVIAYSKKVDHFSFTTELEINRDRPMAKGILIVDLNKMTVLQDCKNLMRSDSNITRSLISRDASHGIDDQLRVFDLKTSKPNNQLTALDLDVEFGQYRLLMRGKYLAYFSPDKKHLMVLRTSDGVKVGSCFIHCPGTCLEIGHDDRMIIVGCEDGRVMVLSLILELADPVREFISYLPSRNKQGRRPSNMLSNDVKHASTSIYDQRRLATKMRLEKQLMDRKAPSFKTVATGALILNRTRQVSLTSNTINPSQEKIQMSKACTIQ is encoded by the exons ATGGCTTTTAGCAGGAGAGTTAGAAACTACCCTGGTATTG GGGCTGAGGGGGTTAATAAGTCACAGCGCCAGAATGGTGCCTTCAGAGCAGCCCATGGGAAACAGCCCAGTGTGGTCACTGCCATGGACAACACCATGCTCACCGATCTGGACCGTCTTAGCCAAGAAGCAACATTTCGATATGGAGCATGCAGGGAAGAAGAATTGGAAGTAGTCGACAAGATTCTCTTTGGCAATATTTCTTTTGAAGATTTGCCTAACTTCAAGTCAAATGTGGTGCGAGTCTACTTATGTTCTATGTTCACAG ATTCAGTGAATGAAAGGAATGCACTGATGGAACAAGCCTACCCAAGAATTCGTCAGATACTCAGGGAACAGTACGGACTGGAGTTTTCG GTTGTCGATCTGAGGTGGGGTATTCCAGCCCTTGATGATGATGGCAACCATGAGTTTGAGGACTTTGCTCTACATCATCTGAAGGATTGCAGGGAGGACTCACTGGGACCTAGTTTTGTG GCACTCATTGGACAGAAGAATGGACGCCGCACGTTACCATTCACTGTTGAGCGTATGGTTTTTGACAGTATTATAGAGGCACTCAAAGAAGATGGAAAGGACACCACTATTCTTGAGAAGTGGTATATACGTGATCAGAACAGCATACCAAACGTCTATGTCCTCCAGTCACTTTCTTCCAACCAAG ATGCAGACAAACCAGAAAACTGGCAGACAGTCTACAAAGAACTCACCGAGTTGCTTGAGTGTGGCACCAAAATATGCATGAAGAAGAAGGAAATTGACCACAAACTCATCATTAAACTCCAGCAATCAG AACTTGGGGCTGAGATTAGCGGTGGTATACCATCAACAGAACGAGACTACAGGACAAAGAACTGTGCCTGTTTCTTTCGCATGATATCAGATCTTCCTGATCGGTTGAATGAAAAGAATGCATGGAAATACATTGATTTCATTCAAGACACAAAACAAGCAGATGACAAATTACAGgtttatttacaagaaatgaAGACCGAAATGAATAACCTCATGGATGGAAGTTCCAATGTCAATAAGTCGTGCATTGATTGGAGTGGGAAGGAGGGGGTTGACCCTGTTGCTCATAGGACATATATAAACCAAATGTGCACATTATTTGAAAAGTATGTGCTAGATCTCGCTACTGTGAACTCTTACAAAAATGAAGCAAAATCTTTTGGAGACGACGTTTTTCGTGAGGCGCTTCGACATTGGAAAATAGCACGTATGTACAGTGACAATTTCTCTGGTCGCCAGTCAGCGATCGAGAAGATAAAGAAATACTTGTTCAGTGACACGAGAAAGATTCTAGTCCTCCATGGTGAGAGTGGGGAGGGTAAGAGTACCTTGGTGGCTCATGCAGCCAGTCAAGTTCAGAGGATACTCAAGGAGATGGACTTGCCAATTGCTATCAGTGTTGCGCTGAGATTCCTTGGGACGACAACGAAGAGTATGAATGTCTACGAGGCGATGAGGAGtatttgccaccaggtggcatACACAGGCAACATGTTCCGGCATAGGATACCAACAGACATGAAAGGAATAAAGAAGTATTTCATGGATGTAATCCAGAAAGGGGAATTTCATGGGATGTTGGTGTTGTTTCTTGACTCCCTTGAAGAGCTTGTGGATGTTGAGGATGAACACAAATTGACCTGGGTACCTTCCAGGATAGCGGAGAACGTCCGAATCATCATCACAACGAAACCAGGAAAGAGTGGTGTTCTGGATAAACTAAAGAGCATCATTGACGACCCGGAGATGTTCTTCGAACTTGACAAACTTGATTCAAATGACTGTGAGAATATGGTGAAGTATCATATGAAGAACAATAACCGGGCTTTTGTTTACAACCAATGGTTGAGCATAACAGCAGCAGTAAAGAAATGCCAAAGCCCATTGTTCATCAGACTGATTTTTGAAGAAATCAGACTATGGAATTCTTGGACTGTTGTTTCAGAAGATGCATTAGGTTCGTCAGTATCAGACTGCCTAGATAGGTTGTTAGCGAAGTGGGAGGCTAGTCATGGAGACGTTTTGGTCAAACACTGCCTCTCATATCTTGCAGTCAGCAAAAACGGGTTGAGCGAGGCAGAGCTGTTAGACTTGCTTAGCATAGATGATGTTGCTCTGAACTCACTGTTAGAACGCTTGGATTATTCATGGCAGCCACCCATGAGGAGATTCCCTCCAATTCTGTGGGCGAGATTGAAACAAGACATCAAGCCCTACCTGTTTGTTCATGAAGCGGACAACATACTGGTGATGACGTGGCGTCACGCTGCCATGAAGGAGAAGATAAACACAAGGTACATGAACAGCCTAGACAAATTGTTGCATTTCCATAGGCATTTAGCAGATTACTACCTTGGAAGGTGGGGAGGGATTGCAAAGAAACCATTCCAATATCCACTCAAAATGGCAGAGAAATTCCACCTGCAGAACAGAAACTGTTCTGCTTGTCGGTACGTGCCAGAACAGCCGGTCATTTTCATAACCAACAATGGGTTGAAGAAGATTTACAATCTCAGGAAGCTCAGCCAGCTACCATACCATCTGGCCAAAAGCTACAACCACGCACTTCTCAAAAGTGAGGTCTACTTCAACCATGACTGGATCTATGCAAAACTCAAAGTGTGTTCCCTTGCAGAGTTACTCACAGATTATCGCTACCTGGATGAAAGAGAGGTGAACATAGTTGCATCTGCCCTGAAGATGTCAGAATTTGCCCTCCTAATCAACCCAGAGATCATAGGATTTGAGTTGTCTGGTCGTCTTCTACCTCATTATACGAAGTTTCAGCAAATACAGAATTTGATTGACCAATGTGATCTGACTGCCATGAAGCACTGTCCTTTGGTACCCAACTTCCAACTCTACACAGCTCCAGGTGGACCACTACAGTACACTTGTCAAGTTGAAGAAGGTATCAAGAGTCTGGTTGATGTTAATCTGATCCATACTTCTGACTCTCTTCTTCTTGCTGCCAAAGCTTACTACAGCAGCAACGTCAGAGTCTGGGACGTCACCCAGGGAGAGCCAAAGCCCGACATCATTTTCTCTGGTCCAGGTGAGATGTTTCCTACACCGGATGGAACCAAACTCATCATGTTCCGCAACTACAAGAAAGTTGAAATCTACCTCACAGCAACTGGGGCACTCTTGTCAGAAATAGAGTATGGCAATGGTAAACCACTACACGTATCCATCACAAACAGATACCTAGCATTTACATTAGAGAAAATTGCCTGTCCCTATGTCATAGATTTTGACTTAAACACGCTCCTCCACAAGATGACCTATCAATCACAGATTGTAGCCTTGTCACAAGATGGTAAATATTTGATCTGCAATGCTGGACATGTCTTGGCCGTGCATGAAATTCCAATGATGGAGAGGAAATGTGTGATGACGGGAGACGACATTCCAAAACAGATTCAGTTCACCAAGAAGAATACGAAACTGTTTGTTCTGACCGGATCAAATATCCTTCAGTCTGTTACCTTGGATATTGTCAACAGGAAAGCCAACACATCTCAACTCGTTAGAGATCTCGGCATGAAAGAATTCGTCCTGTCACACACAGAGAAATACATCCTGGCTCGATGCGCCCGCTACCTGTTTGTGTTTGACACAAAAACAGAGACAGTTGTCCATCGCCTGCAGAAGATGCCACAAGGCGCATTGCTGGATGAACTTTCAAACTTTGTAGGGGCTGGTTTCACTCCAAACGATTCTCTAGTTGTAGCTGCACGGGCTACAAACCTGGCAGTCTGGGATACCAAGACTGGTACACCAATGCGTCTGCTCCAAGTTGCCACAACACCAATCAAGAGATTGTTTTTGACCAATGCCATGAACAAAGCAATCACGCTTCTTGAGAACAACTCTCTTCAAGTTTGGAACTTCCATAATCTCTGCATTGACATGCAGCATCGAAAACAGGTTACCAATGGTGGAGTTGTTTCTCTGAGTGTGTCTAAGAATGGTAAGCTTGTATGCCATGGGGACAAACATGCTGACGCAGCAGTCGTGGACCTGGGGTCAACCAATGGTGATGTCTTATACACATTCCAACACAGCGAGAAGCAAAACGAGAAGATCAAGAGCACAGAGATGGGCGCAAATGGCCAGTTCATGATCACAAGGGGGCCAGATGATGAAACAGACCCTGGTCATAAGCCTTGGAGTCAACTGACAGAAGATAAACTCTGGGAAGTCTCAAGTGGGAAGAAGCTGTGTACAGTGCCTGGAGTACGCTACAGCACTGTCAGTAACGCAGGCAACCTAGCAGCATTTTTCCAGTGTCGGTTCTTCGATGCCGATCCAGATGGCGATATGTCTTTTAACTGTGTTCTCTATGACACTCAGACAAAAGAGCAAGAATCAATCGACTATCCAACAGGGATGTTGATGAGTAAACCGTTCTTCGACAATGATGGGGGTACTATCATCTACCTCTCGCAGAGAAGGTCTAAAGGAATCCAGCTTAACACCCACACAGTCGTGAAGAATTCTCACCCTATCAAGTCATACAGCATGAAGGATATCAACAAAGATGCTTCACCTATGGATCATTTCCTGGACGTATGGCCCAGCAAGGTACTCCTGAACGCTGCAGTGATTGCCTACAGTAAAAAAGTGGATCATTTCAGCTTCACAACAGAGCTGGAAATAAACAGGGACAGGCCAATGGCCAAGGGCATTCTCATTGTTGACTTGAATAAAATGACGGTTCTCCAAGATTGTAAGAACTTGATGAGAAGTGACTCCAATATCACCAGATCACTGATCTCACGTGATGCCTCACATGGCATTGACGATCAGCTGCGtgtattcgatttgaaaacCTCCAAACCAAACAATCAATTGACCGCATTAGACTTGGACGTGGAGTTTGGACAGTATCGTCTGCTCATGCGTGGGAAATATTTGGCATATTTCTCACCAGACAAGAAACATCTGATGGTTCTGAGGACGAGCGATGGTGTTAAGGTGGGGTCATGTTTCATCCACTGCCCAGGCACATGCCTCGAGATCGGCCATGATGACAGGATGATTATTGTCGGTTGCGAAGATGGCAGGGTCATGGTTCTTTCCCTGATCCTTGAGCTTGCAGATCCAGTCAGGGAATTCATCAGCTACCTTCCCAGCAGAAACAAGCAGGGCAGACGACCATCCAATATGCTTTCTAATGATGTCAAACATGCAAGCACGTCAATCTACGATCAGAGAAGACTTGCTACCAAAATGAGATTGGAAAAACAACTGATGGACAGAAAGGCACCAAGTTTTAAAACCGTTGCCACTGGAGCATTGATTCTGAATAGGACAAGACAGGTATCCCTCACAAGTAACACAATAAATCCTAGTCAGGAAAAGATCCAAATGAGCAAGGCCTGCACAATTCAGTAA